The Panacibacter microcysteis genome includes a window with the following:
- the leuC gene encoding 3-isopropylmalate dehydratase large subunit: protein MSKSANTLFDKVWDAHVVRKIEDGPDVFFIDRHFIHEVTSPVAFLGLEQRGLSVLFPERTFATADHNTPTINQDKPVKDPLSANQLAALERNSAKYGISHWGLNNPKNGIVHVVGPENGITLPGMTIVCGDSHTSTHGAFGAIAFGIGTSEVEMVLTSQCIMQPKPKKMRINVNGTLNKGVLPKDVILYIISKLTTAGATGYFVEYAGDVFRNMTMEGRMTVCNMSIEMGARGGMIAPDETTFAYIKGREKAPKGEAWDKALAYWKTLKTDEGATFDLEYNFDAADIEPMITYGTNPGMGIGITKHIPTAEAAGGGKATYEKSLGYMGFNEDEAMLGKKVDYVFIGSCTNGRIEDFRAFASIVKGRKKADNVTAWIVPGSHIVEQQIKEEGILDILTEAGFQLRQPGCSACLAMNDDKIPAGKYAVSTSNRNFEGRQGPGARTLLASPLVAAAAAVTGVVTDPRELLEA from the coding sequence CTCGGCCTGGAGCAAAGAGGTTTGAGTGTACTTTTTCCTGAAAGAACATTTGCTACTGCAGACCATAATACGCCTACCATAAACCAGGATAAGCCGGTTAAAGATCCTTTGTCTGCCAACCAGCTTGCGGCACTGGAGCGCAACTCCGCCAAATACGGCATCTCTCATTGGGGGCTTAATAACCCAAAGAATGGTATTGTACACGTTGTTGGCCCCGAGAATGGTATAACACTGCCGGGCATGACCATCGTTTGTGGCGATTCTCATACATCAACCCATGGTGCATTTGGCGCCATTGCTTTTGGTATCGGTACATCCGAAGTTGAAATGGTACTGACCTCCCAGTGTATCATGCAGCCAAAGCCAAAGAAGATGCGTATTAATGTAAATGGAACACTTAATAAAGGCGTACTGCCAAAAGATGTAATCCTTTATATTATTTCAAAACTTACAACCGCTGGCGCTACCGGCTATTTTGTAGAATATGCCGGGGATGTTTTCCGCAACATGACCATGGAAGGCAGAATGACTGTATGTAACATGAGTATAGAGATGGGTGCCCGTGGTGGTATGATTGCACCTGACGAAACAACGTTTGCATATATAAAGGGTCGTGAAAAAGCACCAAAAGGTGAAGCATGGGACAAGGCACTTGCATACTGGAAAACCCTGAAAACAGATGAAGGCGCCACTTTCGACCTGGAATACAATTTCGACGCAGCAGATATTGAACCGATGATTACCTACGGTACTAACCCGGGTATGGGCATTGGTATTACAAAGCACATTCCTACGGCTGAAGCCGCAGGTGGTGGCAAAGCCACTTACGAGAAATCACTTGGCTACATGGGCTTTAATGAAGATGAAGCTATGCTGGGCAAAAAAGTTGACTATGTGTTTATCGGTAGTTGCACCAATGGCCGTATTGAAGATTTTCGGGCATTTGCTTCTATTGTAAAAGGCAGGAAAAAAGCAGACAACGTTACTGCATGGATCGTACCGGGCTCACACATAGTAGAGCAGCAGATAAAAGAAGAAGGCATACTCGATATACTAACAGAAGCAGGTTTTCAGCTGCGCCAGCCTGGCTGCTCGGCATGTCTTGCCATGAACGATGATAAAATTCCGGCTGGTAAATACGCGGTAAGTACAAGTAACAGGAATTTTGAAGGCAGACAAGGCCCCGGCGCCAGGACATTATTGGCAAGTCCGCTGGTAGCCGCCGCTGCCGCCGTTACAGGCGTTGTTACAGACCCCAGAGAGTTGCTGGAAGCATAA
- the leuD gene encoding 3-isopropylmalate dehydratase small subunit, which translates to MAYDKFTVLTSSAVPMPIENVDTDQIIPARFLKATERKGFGDNLFRDWRYNNDDTPKQDFVLNNPIYEGKILVAGKNFGSGSSREHAAWALYDYGFRCVVSSFFADIFKGNALNIGILPVTVSAGFLEKIFTAIEADPKTALEVNLAEQKIIILATGEAESFAINGYKKHNMMNGFDDIDYLQNIKEEIATFATSSLY; encoded by the coding sequence ATGGCTTACGATAAATTCACGGTATTAACAAGTTCAGCAGTTCCAATGCCCATTGAGAATGTTGATACAGACCAGATCATTCCTGCCCGTTTTTTGAAAGCTACAGAACGCAAAGGTTTTGGCGATAATCTTTTTCGCGACTGGCGCTACAATAACGACGATACACCAAAGCAGGATTTTGTGTTAAACAATCCCATTTACGAAGGTAAAATACTGGTGGCCGGTAAAAACTTTGGCAGCGGCAGCAGCCGCGAGCACGCCGCGTGGGCACTGTACGACTACGGTTTTCGCTGCGTGGTAAGCAGCTTTTTTGCAGATATTTTTAAAGGTAATGCACTCAATATTGGCATACTGCCGGTAACTGTAAGCGCCGGTTTTCTTGAAAAAATATTCACCGCTATTGAAGCAGATCCTAAAACAGCACTGGAAGTAAACCTGGCCGAACAAAAGATCATTATACTGGCAACCGGCGAAGCTGAATCATTTGCCATCAACGGCTATAAAAAACATAACATGATGAATGGCTTTGATGATATCGACTACCTGCAAAATATCAAAGAAGAGATTGCGACATTTGCAACCTCAAGCCTGTATTAA
- a CDS encoding alpha-isopropylmalate synthase regulatory domain-containing protein has product MTTLTQPTTDAALLRDAVLTKQRHLEIMDTTLRDGEQSSGVSFSASEKLTIAQLLLTELKVDRIEVASARVSEGEFQAVKKITEWAAANGFIDKVEVLTFVDGEVSINWMLEAGAKVMNLLTKGSLNHLTHQLKKTPQQHFDEVGAVVALANKKGIECNVYLEDWSNGMRHSKDYVFAYLDFLSAQPVKRILLPDTLGVLTPSETYEYLHEIVNRYPAVHFDFHAHNDYDLGTANVLEAVKAGVHGLHLTVNGMGERAGNAPLASAVAVLNDYVKDVRTSVVEEELYKVSKLVENFSGFRIPVNKPVVGENVFTQTAGIHADGDKKNNLYYNDLLPERFGRKRKYALGKTSGKANIENNLQQLGIQLSDEDLKKVTQRIIELGDRKETVTQADLPYIISDVLDSNSIDEKVKIENYALTHSQGLRPSATLKINFEGEFFEEHAQGDGQYDAFMNALKRVYIRKNIVLPFLTDYEVHIPPGGKTDALCETIITWMHNGKEFKTRGLDSDQTVSAIKATQKMLNII; this is encoded by the coding sequence ATGACAACATTAACACAGCCAACAACAGATGCAGCTCTGTTAAGAGATGCAGTACTAACCAAACAGCGCCACCTGGAAATAATGGATACCACGCTGCGTGATGGTGAACAAAGCAGTGGTGTATCTTTCTCCGCATCTGAGAAGCTTACGATTGCCCAGCTTCTGCTTACCGAGTTAAAAGTTGATCGTATAGAAGTTGCTTCTGCACGTGTCTCGGAAGGTGAGTTCCAGGCAGTAAAAAAAATTACTGAATGGGCGGCAGCCAATGGCTTTATTGATAAAGTTGAAGTACTCACTTTTGTAGACGGGGAAGTATCCATTAACTGGATGCTGGAAGCAGGCGCCAAAGTAATGAACCTGCTTACCAAAGGTTCTCTTAACCATTTAACGCACCAGTTAAAAAAAACGCCGCAACAACATTTTGATGAAGTGGGTGCGGTAGTTGCACTCGCTAATAAAAAAGGGATTGAATGCAATGTATATCTCGAAGACTGGAGCAATGGTATGCGCCATTCTAAAGACTATGTTTTTGCTTACCTGGACTTTTTGTCTGCGCAACCTGTCAAAAGAATCTTACTACCTGATACACTGGGTGTACTTACACCATCAGAAACATACGAATACCTGCACGAGATCGTAAACAGGTACCCGGCTGTACATTTCGATTTTCATGCACACAACGATTATGATCTTGGTACTGCCAATGTGCTGGAAGCAGTGAAAGCAGGCGTACACGGTTTGCACCTTACCGTAAACGGTATGGGTGAGCGTGCCGGTAATGCACCGCTGGCAAGCGCAGTAGCAGTGTTGAATGATTATGTAAAAGATGTGCGTACATCTGTGGTGGAAGAAGAATTGTATAAAGTGAGTAAGCTGGTGGAGAACTTTTCGGGTTTTAGAATACCGGTAAACAAACCTGTAGTGGGCGAGAATGTTTTTACCCAAACAGCAGGCATACATGCAGATGGTGATAAGAAAAATAACCTGTACTACAACGATCTTTTGCCGGAACGGTTTGGCAGAAAACGTAAATACGCATTGGGTAAAACAAGCGGTAAGGCCAATATAGAAAACAACCTGCAGCAACTGGGTATTCAGTTGTCTGATGAAGATCTTAAAAAAGTAACACAAAGAATTATAGAGCTGGGCGACAGGAAAGAAACTGTAACACAGGCCGATCTGCCATACATTATCTCAGATGTGCTCGACAGTAATTCTATTGATGAAAAAGTGAAGATTGAAAATTACGCCCTTACACATTCACAGGGTTTGCGGCCGTCTGCCACGCTGAAGATCAATTTCGAAGGCGAATTTTTTGAAGAGCATGCACAGGGCGACGGCCAGTATGATGCTTTTATGAATGCGCTGAAAAGAGTGTACATCAGGAAGAATATTGTACTTCCTTTCCTTACAGATTATGAAGTGCACATACCTCCGGGTGGAAAAACAGACGCTTTATGTGAAACGATTATTACCTGGATGCACAATGGCAAAGAATTTAAAACCCGTGGTCTTGATAGCGATCAGACTGTATCGGCCATAAAGGCCACGCAAAAAATGCTGAATATTATTTGA
- a CDS encoding four helix bundle protein yields the protein MAGIKTFRDLIIWQKSMTLVTEMYSVTADFPSSELYGLTNQMRRCAVSTPSNIAEGYRRKSSGDYKRFLQIAVASSFELQTQPEIAFNLKSLLHDVFKDLLAKTSELEVMTFSLIKKIN from the coding sequence ATGGCTGGTATCAAAACTTTCAGAGATTTGATAATTTGGCAAAAGTCTATGACTTTGGTAACAGAAATGTATTCGGTTACAGCTGATTTTCCCTCATCAGAACTTTACGGATTAACAAATCAAATGAGGAGATGCGCTGTATCTACACCAAGTAATATTGCGGAAGGTTATAGACGGAAATCTTCGGGAGATTATAAACGATTTTTGCAAATAGCGGTGGCGTCTTCATTTGAGTTACAAACCCAACCGGAAATCGCGTTTAACCTTAAATCCCTTTTGCACGATGTATTTAAAGATTTGCTTGCTAAAACAAGTGAGCTGGAAGTCATGACATTTTCATTAATAAAAAAGATTAACTAA
- the leuB gene encoding 3-isopropylmalate dehydrogenase: MNKHILIVPGDGIGQEVTAVGKKVLDKIAEKFGHTFSYDEALIGHVAIEATGNPLPDESLEKMRKSDAVLFGAVGHPKYDNDPSAKVRPEQGLLKMRKELGLYANLRPIKLFDELLGASSIKPEILKGADILFFRELTGDIYFGEKGRKNNGDTAYDIAEYSRYEVERIARKAFDAARTRRKKLCSVDKANVIETSRLWREVVQQIAKEYPDVEVEHQFVDATAMLLIKDPRRFDVVVTANLFGDILTDEASQIAGSMGMLASASIGDGTGVYEPIHGSAHDITGKGVANPLASILSAALLLDISFGMKEESELVISAVDKVLKEGYRTRDIADAATTPENMLGTAAMGEAVLKFI; the protein is encoded by the coding sequence ATGAATAAACACATTCTAATCGTTCCCGGAGACGGAATAGGACAGGAAGTAACGGCAGTTGGTAAAAAAGTACTCGACAAAATCGCGGAAAAATTTGGCCATACATTTTCGTATGATGAAGCCCTGATCGGTCATGTGGCCATCGAAGCAACAGGCAATCCCCTGCCGGATGAATCGCTGGAAAAAATGCGTAAGTCAGATGCCGTTTTATTTGGCGCAGTGGGCCACCCTAAATATGACAACGATCCTTCTGCCAAGGTAAGACCCGAACAGGGTTTGTTGAAAATGCGTAAAGAGCTTGGCTTGTATGCCAACCTGCGGCCGATAAAATTGTTTGATGAACTGCTCGGTGCATCCAGCATAAAACCTGAAATACTCAAAGGCGCAGACATACTTTTTTTCCGTGAGCTGACAGGCGATATTTACTTCGGGGAAAAAGGCAGGAAGAACAATGGTGATACCGCGTACGATATTGCAGAATACAGCCGCTACGAAGTAGAGCGCATAGCACGCAAAGCATTCGATGCCGCTCGAACAAGAAGAAAAAAGCTTTGCTCGGTAGACAAAGCCAACGTAATTGAAACAAGTCGTTTGTGGAGAGAGGTAGTACAGCAAATTGCAAAAGAATATCCTGATGTGGAAGTAGAGCACCAGTTTGTAGATGCAACGGCCATGCTGCTGATCAAAGACCCGCGCAGGTTCGATGTGGTGGTTACCGCAAACCTGTTTGGCGATATTCTTACAGACGAAGCATCGCAGATCGCAGGTTCTATGGGCATGCTCGCTTCAGCATCCATTGGCGATGGTACGGGCGTATATGAACCCATACACGGTTCTGCGCATGACATTACCGGCAAAGGCGTGGCCAACCCGCTGGCTTCCATTTTGTCCGCAGCATTGCTGCTCGATATTTCTTTCGGCATGAAAGAAGAGTCTGAGCTTGTAATAAGCGCAGTAGATAAAGTGTTGAAAGAGGGTTACCGCACAAGAGATATTGCAGATGCAGCTACCACGCCCGAAAATATGCTGGGCACAGCAGCAATGGGTGAAGCCGTTCTGAAGTTTATTTAA
- a CDS encoding dihydrofolate reductase → MILTHVVAAAANNAIGKDNQLLWHLPNDLKFFKNITWAMPVAMGRKSFESLGNKPLNGRFNIIITRNKAFTAKDSVVVHNFDDAIFIAQQNDYKELMILGGGEIYKQSINIVDKIYITRVHATFEDADAFYPVIDESKFRLVSNQDFFADEKHAYDYSFQLWEKQ, encoded by the coding sequence ATGATTCTTACGCATGTGGTAGCGGCAGCGGCCAACAACGCCATTGGAAAAGATAACCAGTTGCTGTGGCACCTGCCAAACGATCTTAAATTTTTTAAAAATATTACATGGGCCATGCCGGTGGCCATGGGCAGGAAATCCTTTGAATCGCTTGGCAACAAACCGCTGAATGGCCGCTTCAACATTATTATTACACGCAACAAGGCATTTACCGCGAAAGATAGTGTGGTGGTTCACAACTTTGATGACGCCATCTTTATTGCGCAACAGAACGATTACAAAGAACTGATGATACTTGGTGGTGGCGAAATTTATAAGCAATCAATAAACATTGTTGATAAGATCTATATTACGCGTGTGCACGCCACATTTGAAGATGCTGATGCTTTTTATCCTGTCATCGATGAAAGCAAATTCAGACTGGTTTCTAACCAGGATTTTTTTGCAGATGAGAAACATGCATACGATTACAGTTTTCAGTTATGGGAAAAACAATGA
- a CDS encoding thymidylate synthase, whose protein sequence is MQQYLDLLQHIVDNGSTKTDRTGTGTTSCFGYQMRFDLQKGFPLVTTKKVHMKSIIYELLWFLKGETNIRYLKEHNVSIWDEWADANGELGPVYGKQWRSWEGKDGVVIDQISEAIRQIKNTPDSRRIIVSAWNVADLPKMALMPCHTIFQFYVADGKLSCQLYQRSADVFLGVPFNIASYALLTMMVAQVCDLAPGDFVHTFGDVHIYSNHMEQVQLQLSRTPYELPTMKLNPAVKNIFDFNFEDFTLENYQSHPAIKAPVAV, encoded by the coding sequence ATGCAACAGTATTTAGACCTGCTTCAGCATATTGTAGATAACGGCAGCACAAAAACTGACCGTACAGGAACCGGAACCACCAGTTGTTTTGGCTACCAGATGCGTTTTGATCTGCAAAAAGGTTTTCCGCTGGTAACCACAAAAAAGGTTCATATGAAAAGTATCATCTATGAACTGCTGTGGTTTTTAAAAGGTGAAACAAACATCAGGTACCTGAAAGAACACAACGTAAGTATATGGGATGAGTGGGCCGATGCAAATGGCGAACTGGGCCCGGTTTATGGCAAACAATGGCGCAGCTGGGAAGGGAAAGATGGTGTGGTGATAGACCAGATCAGTGAAGCCATCAGGCAGATAAAAAATACACCAGACAGCCGGCGCATTATTGTAAGTGCATGGAATGTGGCCGATCTTCCAAAAATGGCGCTGATGCCTTGCCATACCATTTTCCAGTTTTATGTTGCAGATGGTAAACTGAGTTGCCAGTTGTACCAGCGCAGCGCAGATGTGTTCCTGGGTGTTCCGTTCAATATTGCTTCTTATGCATTGCTTACCATGATGGTGGCACAGGTTTGCGATCTTGCACCCGGCGATTTTGTACACACATTTGGCGATGTACATATCTACAGCAATCATATGGAGCAGGTGCAACTGCAATTGAGCAGAACACCTTACGAGTTGCCAACCATGAAGCTGAACCCAGCGGTAAAAAATATTTTCGATTTTAATTTCGAAGATTTTACACTGGAAAATTACCAGTCGCACCCCGCTATAAAAGCACCTGTTGCGGTGTAG
- a CDS encoding alpha-amylase family glycosyl hydrolase: MKKVLLFTFVILSCIAKAQLLTWSPDFIKESSTPVVVTMDASFGNKGLLNYTPTGDVYVHIGVITNKSSGSSDWKHVPFAWATTNTAARCEYLGNNKWKFTINGGLRTFFSVTDATETIQKIAILFRSGDGNRKQANTDGSDMYVPVYDNGVNARIDEPFKQPTYVPVPEPVSKKVGDALTITAKQNTAGTLKIFFNGNLLGTTANTSLTVTTTIAVSGDQQIVAESASGNTVKKDSVKFVVIPSNNVAELPAGVQDGINYEAGNTSVVLVLYAPGKKNVFAIGDFNNWVAGAAGLMNITPDSKRFWIRLTGLTPGTEYAFQYLIDGNLKIADPYTEKILDPANDPFIETATYPNLKAYPAGKTTGIVSLFQTNKPAYNWQVTNFTGPDRNNLIIYELLLRDFVAAHNWQTLKDSLAYLKRLGVNAIELMPFNEFEGNSSWGYNPSYFFAPDKYYGTEAALKQLIDECHKQGMAVIMDMVLNHTYNQSPLAQMYWDAANNRPAANNPWYNAVAPTAFGFGNDFNHESADTKSFFNRVLQHWIKNYRIDGYRLDFTKGLTQKQSSTDQQFSAYDASRIAILKAYNSTIKTANANAYVILEHFCDNTEEKELSDNGMMLWSRATYNFQEATMGWLGNSNFESILYTKKGWTKPALVGFMENHDEERLMYKNEKYGNNGNSAYNVRDTAIGLKRNGMAAAFMMMVPGPKMIWEFGELGYDYSRCYLSTNGEEGDCNRKLDPKPIKWEYYRNANRKALYDVYANLARLRNTPAYLSTFTTGTINSNLSGAVKWLNVSDNALKVVVYGNFDVNTVTATVTFPATGVWYSYLNDSVATINSTTVNVTLPPGAYYVFTNKDILLPVNLLNFTAQKTSAQAVQLNWSTSAESNNSFFEVQRSSDANNFVAIGKVNAQAGTAVKSYSYTDSRAAAINYYRLKQVDNDGAYRYSATLPVKFDNKVKWQLYPNPANKNTALYMQENVEGLQLTLSDLSGKIVYSSAVINAVAGQQINVPVARLARGIYVLKISTPGSTATEKLVIQ, translated from the coding sequence ATGAAAAAAGTACTACTCTTTACTTTTGTAATACTCTCATGCATTGCAAAAGCCCAGTTACTTACCTGGTCTCCCGACTTTATAAAAGAATCATCTACACCCGTCGTGGTTACAATGGATGCAAGCTTTGGCAACAAAGGCCTGCTCAACTACACACCTACCGGTGACGTATATGTGCACATAGGTGTTATTACCAATAAAAGCTCGGGCTCGTCTGACTGGAAGCATGTGCCATTTGCCTGGGCCACCACAAATACGGCAGCACGCTGCGAATACCTGGGCAACAACAAATGGAAGTTTACGATCAACGGCGGATTGAGAACATTCTTTAGTGTTACAGATGCCACAGAAACAATCCAGAAAATTGCCATTCTGTTCAGGTCTGGCGACGGTAACAGAAAGCAGGCTAATACAGATGGCTCAGACATGTATGTTCCGGTCTACGACAATGGTGTTAATGCACGCATTGATGAGCCGTTTAAACAGCCAACCTATGTGCCGGTTCCGGAACCTGTTTCAAAAAAAGTGGGTGATGCACTGACCATAACTGCAAAGCAAAACACTGCAGGGACATTAAAGATTTTCTTTAACGGCAATTTACTGGGTACTACAGCAAACACTTCCCTTACCGTTACTACCACCATTGCGGTATCCGGAGATCAACAGATCGTTGCTGAATCTGCAAGCGGTAATACTGTTAAAAAAGATTCGGTAAAGTTTGTAGTAATACCTTCTAACAATGTAGCTGAGTTACCAGCCGGTGTGCAGGATGGTATTAATTACGAAGCAGGTAACACGTCAGTAGTACTGGTTTTATATGCACCGGGCAAGAAGAATGTATTTGCTATTGGCGACTTCAACAACTGGGTCGCGGGTGCTGCAGGTTTAATGAACATTACCCCGGACTCTAAGCGTTTCTGGATAAGGCTTACAGGCCTTACACCCGGAACAGAATATGCCTTTCAGTACCTTATAGACGGCAATTTAAAAATTGCTGACCCTTACACTGAAAAAATTCTTGATCCTGCCAATGATCCGTTTATAGAAACAGCTACTTATCCCAATTTAAAAGCTTACCCGGCAGGAAAAACAACCGGTATTGTAAGCCTCTTTCAAACAAACAAACCGGCTTACAACTGGCAGGTAACCAACTTTACAGGGCCAGACCGGAATAACCTGATCATTTATGAGTTATTGCTGAGGGATTTTGTTGCCGCACATAACTGGCAAACACTGAAAGACTCCCTGGCTTATTTAAAAAGGCTTGGCGTAAATGCAATAGAACTAATGCCGTTTAACGAGTTTGAAGGCAACAGCAGCTGGGGTTACAATCCAAGCTACTTTTTTGCACCGGATAAGTATTATGGAACAGAAGCGGCGCTTAAACAACTGATCGATGAATGTCACAAACAGGGTATGGCTGTAATAATGGATATGGTGCTTAACCATACCTACAACCAGTCGCCACTTGCACAAATGTATTGGGATGCGGCAAATAACAGGCCTGCGGCCAATAACCCGTGGTACAATGCGGTAGCGCCCACTGCTTTTGGTTTTGGCAACGACTTTAATCACGAAAGTGCAGATACCAAATCGTTCTTTAACCGCGTACTGCAACATTGGATAAAAAATTACAGGATTGATGGTTACAGGCTCGATTTTACCAAAGGACTTACGCAAAAGCAGTCATCAACAGATCAACAGTTTTCTGCTTATGATGCCAGCCGTATTGCTATCCTGAAAGCTTACAACAGCACGATAAAAACGGCCAATGCCAACGCCTATGTAATACTGGAGCACTTTTGCGATAACACCGAAGAGAAAGAATTGTCAGACAATGGAATGATGCTTTGGTCAAGGGCTACATACAATTTCCAGGAAGCCACAATGGGATGGTTGGGAAACTCCAATTTTGAAAGCATTCTGTATACTAAAAAGGGATGGACCAAACCTGCATTGGTAGGCTTTATGGAAAACCACGATGAAGAGAGATTAATGTACAAGAACGAAAAATATGGTAACAATGGAAACAGCGCTTATAATGTAAGAGACACAGCCATCGGTTTAAAACGAAATGGCATGGCAGCCGCATTTATGATGATGGTTCCGGGACCGAAAATGATCTGGGAGTTTGGCGAGTTGGGCTATGATTACTCCAGGTGCTATTTGTCTACTAACGGCGAAGAAGGAGATTGTAACAGAAAACTCGATCCAAAACCGATCAAATGGGAATACTACCGTAACGCAAACCGTAAAGCGTTATACGATGTATATGCAAACCTTGCGCGGTTAAGAAATACACCAGCCTATCTTTCTACATTTACAACGGGTACCATCAATTCCAATTTAAGTGGCGCCGTTAAATGGCTCAATGTTTCTGATAATGCGCTAAAAGTTGTGGTATACGGCAATTTTGATGTAAATACTGTAACCGCCACCGTTACATTCCCGGCTACAGGTGTTTGGTATAGTTACCTCAACGATTCTGTTGCCACAATTAATTCAACTACGGTTAATGTAACATTGCCTCCGGGAGCTTATTACGTGTTCACCAATAAAGATATATTGCTGCCGGTTAATCTGTTAAATTTTACTGCGCAAAAAACCTCTGCACAGGCAGTACAATTGAACTGGAGCACCAGCGCAGAAAGTAACAACAGTTTCTTTGAAGTACAGCGTAGTTCAGACGCAAACAATTTTGTTGCCATTGGTAAAGTAAATGCACAGGCCGGTACCGCAGTAAAAAGCTACTCGTATACTGACAGCAGGGCAGCCGCCATTAATTACTACAGGTTAAAGCAGGTAGACAACGATGGTGCTTATCGCTATTCTGCAACACTTCCGGTTAAATTTGATAACAAAGTTAAATGGCAGTTGTATCCGAATCCTGCTAATAAAAACACGGCGCTGTATATGCAGGAAAATGTAGAAGGCCTCCAGCTAACGCTTTCGGATTTGTCTGGCAAAATAGTTTACAGCTCTGCTGTAATAAATGCTGTTGCAGGTCAGCAAATTAATGTGCCTGTTGCCCGGCTGGCCAGGGGAATTTATGTGTTAAAGATCAGTACACCTGGCAGCACCGCTACAGAAAAATTGGTTATTCAATAG